A DNA window from Zingiber officinale cultivar Zhangliang chromosome 3A, Zo_v1.1, whole genome shotgun sequence contains the following coding sequences:
- the LOC122050887 gene encoding uncharacterized protein LOC122050887, protein MDNNIEGSSNLSSSSSDDDNYAESFGARQQLIAQVISTNNQIILNYLNEGNNKSMHRGSIPGQKIINCNREAADRNLFNDYFAENALYNDAMFRRRFRMGRNLFMCICDVVTNHDNYFIQRRDGLGRLGLSSLQKITAVFRILAYGVPADATDEYIKIGESIAIESMKRFCRAVVEVFGEQYLRSPNAHDVARLLHIGELWGFPGITISARYDIQGKEYNMCYYLADDERDLNALIVEHFEMPTPDVEPAVDDDTQFEEFLAQYRQIKDKEAHIALRNTLIEHL, encoded by the exons ATGGATAACAATATTGAAGGTTCATCAAATTTATCATCTTCAAGCTCTGATGATGATAACTATGCAGAAAGTTTTGGTGCAAGGCAACAATTGATCGCTCAGGTGATTTCTACCAAtaatcaaattatcttgaattatCTCAATGAAGGAAACAACAAAAGCATGCATCGAGGCTCAATTCCTGGTCAGAAGATAATCAATTGTAATCGTGAAGCTGCTGATCGTAATCTATTCAATGATTATTTCGCTGAAAATGCATTGTATAATGATGCAATGTTTCGAAGAAGATTCAGAATGGGACGGAATTTATTTATGTGTATCTGTGATGTTGTTACtaatcatgacaactattttataCAGAGAAGAGATGGGCTTGGAAGACTTGGTTTGTCAAGCTTGCAAAAAATAACAGCTGTATTTCGGATATTGGCGTACGGTGTACCAGCAGATGCTACTGATGAGTACATTAAAATAGGGGAATCAATTGCTATTGAAAGTATGAAACGATTTTGTCGTGCTGTTGTTGAAGTTTTTGGAGAGCAGTACCTACGATCTCCAAATGCTCACGATGTTGCTAGGCTACTTCATATTGGTGAGCTATGGGGTTTTCCAG GTATTACAATTTCTGCTCGTTATGACATTCAAGGAAAAGAGTACAATATGTGTTACTATTTAGCTGATG ATGAACGTGATTTAAATGCACTAATCGTGGAACACTTTGAGATGCCAACCCCAGATGTTGAGCCCGCAGTAGATGATGACACTCAATTTGAAGAGTTTCTAGCTCAATACAGACAAATCAAAGACAAAGAAGCTCATATTGCCCTTCGAAATACATTAATTGAACATTTATGA